From the genome of Anopheles moucheti chromosome 3, idAnoMoucSN_F20_07, whole genome shotgun sequence, one region includes:
- the LOC128306030 gene encoding 60S ribosomal protein L8, with protein sequence MGRVIRAQRKGAGSVFRAHTKKRKGEPKLRHLDYAERHGYLKGVVKQIIHDPGRGAPLAVVNFRDPYRFRLNKQLFIAAEGMYTGQFVYCGRRAQLQIGNVLPIGLMPEGTIVCNLEEKTGDRGKLARTSGNYASVIAHNPDTKRTRVKLPSGAKKVLPSANRAMVGIVAGGGRIDKPILKAGRAYHKYKVKRNCWPKVRGVAMNPVEHPHGGGNHQHIGKASTVKRGTPPGRKVGLIAARRTGRIRGGKGDEKFKEKEKK encoded by the exons ATGGGACGCGTTATTCGTGCGCAGCGTAAAGGTGCCGGATCCGTGTTCCGGGCACACACCAAGAAGCGAAAGGGAGAGCCCAAGTTGCGCCATCTCGACTATGCCGAGCGTCACGGTTACCTGAAGGGTGTCGTGAAG CAAATCATCCACGATCCGGGCCGTGGTGCACCGCTGGCGGTCGTTAACTTCCGCGACCCTTACCGCTTCCGGTTGAACAAGCAGCTGTTCATTGCGGCTGAAGGTATGTACACCGGCCAGTTTGTGTACTGTGGACGTCGGGCGCAGCTGCAGATCGGCAACGTGCTACCGATCGGTCTGATGCCGGAAGGTACGATTGTGTGCAATCTGGAGGAGAAGACCGGTGACCGTGGCAAGCTGGCGCGTACGTCGGGCAACTACGCCTCGGTGATTGCGCACAACCCGGACACGAAGCGTACCCGTGTGAAGCTGCCGTCCGGTGCGAAGAAGGTGCTGCCGTCGGCTAACCGTGCTATGGTCGGCATTGTGGCCGGTGGCGGTCGTATCGACAAGCCCATCCTGAAGGCGGGTCGTGCGTACCACAAGTACAAGGTGAAGCGTAACTGCTGGCCGAAGGTGCGCGGTGTGGCGATGAACCCCGTCGAGCATCCGCACGGTGGTGGTAACCATCAGCACATCGGTAAGGCTTCGACCGTCAAGCGCGGTACGCCTCCGGGTCGCAAGGTCGGTCTCATCGCTGCCCGTCGTACCGGTCGTATCCGTGGTGGCAAGGGCGACGAGAAGTtcaaggagaaggagaagaagtAA